A stretch of the Candidatus Cloacimonas sp. genome encodes the following:
- a CDS encoding AI-2E family transporter: MNWTRLVFYTLLSALLILGLFFYHSIIYYLVYALIFSYILDPFVGWFERKHFPRWLAVITIYLIIAGVIAWFTSRLVPALIQQGNNLFNILASGEQLTGRYMVTLPFVSNIYDFLAELDTKIPGLSIAPKFVELLDQTNAFLAKIPKLLIDNYKKIFSTISVIITVPLISFFLLKDKYKLRKSIIGMFHNRYFELCIIMMRKIDSTVGNFLRAILFEIIAVGILASTALTIVGVPNSVLIGATAGVANIIPYFGPFLGGALAVVTVLINGGSILFALYVILAMYIVQLIDNNIVYPVVVGGTINMHPLLVLLTLIAGGWYGGIFWMLISVPLVYMTYNLVKVLYNNLKNFQII, encoded by the coding sequence ATGAACTGGACAAGGTTGGTCTTTTATACTCTCTTATCTGCACTTCTCATTTTGGGTTTGTTTTTTTACCATTCCATCATTTATTACCTCGTCTATGCTCTTATTTTTTCTTATATTCTTGATCCTTTTGTCGGCTGGTTTGAGCGAAAACACTTTCCCCGCTGGCTGGCTGTAATTACAATTTATCTTATTATCGCGGGAGTGATTGCTTGGTTCACTTCGCGTTTAGTTCCAGCTTTAATTCAGCAAGGCAATAATCTGTTTAATATTTTGGCAAGCGGAGAACAGCTAACTGGAAGATATATGGTAACATTACCTTTCGTTAGCAATATTTACGATTTTCTGGCAGAGCTGGATACCAAAATTCCCGGCTTAAGCATAGCCCCAAAATTTGTGGAATTGTTAGATCAGACCAATGCTTTTCTGGCAAAAATCCCCAAGTTGTTGATAGATAATTACAAAAAGATCTTTTCCACTATTTCCGTCATTATTACGGTTCCCTTGATCAGCTTCTTTTTATTGAAGGATAAATACAAGCTTCGCAAAAGCATCATCGGTATGTTCCACAATCGCTATTTTGAACTTTGTATTATTATGATGAGGAAAATTGACAGCACAGTAGGCAACTTCTTACGCGCTATCTTATTTGAAATTATAGCGGTTGGCATTTTGGCATCTACTGCTTTAACCATAGTGGGTGTTCCAAATTCCGTCTTAATTGGAGCCACAGCTGGAGTAGCCAATATAATACCCTATTTTGGACCTTTTTTGGGAGGAGCTTTGGCTGTAGTAACTGTTTTAATCAATGGAGGTTCAATACTCTTTGCCCTTTATGTAATATTGGCGATGTATATCGTTCAATTGATAGATAATAATATCGTTTACCCTGTAGTTGTAGGAGGAACAATAAATATGCATCCGCTTTTAGTTCTTCTTACTTTAATTGCCGGGGGTTGGTATGGAGGCATTTTTTGGATGCTGATATCAGTCCCTCTTGTGTATATGACATACAACTTGGTTAAGGTCTTGTATAATAATCTGAAGAACTTTCAAATAATCTAA